In the Primulina tabacum isolate GXHZ01 chromosome 15, ASM2559414v2, whole genome shotgun sequence genome, tctttccagcgtgcttatgtcatcactcacacgcaccctgggaaacttccaaGAAGATCACCCatccaaaattgccccaagtcaagcacacttaactttggagttcttatgtaatgagctaccgaaaagaagatacaccttcatgatatgagtagtacatatcaaatcttttaagccctcttcaactgtacagtccattacattaaacagtctcggaatccctctcaatttggtgtgggatcggttcattcatgttctctccatctagaagcctgccaggagccgctcattgtccgtgcaacctcattgcaccgacgatcacccccgccctcttcggccccgggcctcacagtaTCAGTAAAATACCGTCATACCGAAAATATATGTAAAAAATTCAATCTCTTGTAATTTCAAAGCCACTGATAACCAATACAAACAAATCCCTCAAGACAGTcaaagaaatcaagaaagataTATACAAAACACATCCATCAAGACAATAAACACCAACCGCAACATGTGTCTGGAGATCCAACACATAAATGAAGGCCAATAAACTTCAACCGCAACACGTTCGACTTCTTCGTTCGCTATCTTTGCAACAATGTCTGAGGTCCTGTTATTTCTAAAGTCCGTTAGCTTTTTAACAAGTCGAGGTCCAACATCAAGTCCTCTAGCTAGCTGTAAGGTTAGACGACAGATATAAGACTTCTCAACAGTTTAAATTCTCAACTATGAGCCGAGTTGCTTAACTGAACTTTGATTTGGACTATTCCAACATGATGAGTCCAAACAAAAGTTAAATTCTTTATTTTGGTACGGTATCGATATATATCgttttataccaaaaaaattaccttatatttttcaaaaatttaactttattatttaaaaatattatttatttttaaatttatatatattatttcggTATTCCGATACATAccgaaaaattcaaatttcatacCGTTATCGTACCGAATATTTCGGTATTGGTACCATAtcgtaccgaaaatttcggtttatcaaaaatttcgataaattcgatatttttcggtacggtaacttcggtataccgaaaattcggtattttttcttACCCTAAACGGGATGCCATATTTGCCATGTAAAACACATTTGGCGTCATACTTCTTAACTATTATTAAACCATTACAACCTATGTTCTCTTTTGGTAAATAAACTTTAAAACGTTTAAACCGTCTTACTTTAAGCTTTCGATTTTTGTCTAGGAGGTATATGAAGCCAGGTCTTCATAGTGTCATATGCCGTGAAACCAATGGCGACCGAGGGAACTATCTGCAAGCAACATCCAACAACTCTGTTAGTATTTCAGAAACCAGAAATGTATCCATCCACATTTTTTGACATGAGTTCTTGTATCTTGACGGGGCTGTTCTTAGAGTTTAGTTTATCAAAATGAGATTCTAGTCTGACGATGACCAAATAGTCAGTACCTTGATATAATTAATGCTAAGGCCAGCAAAAAATTGCCTCCAACCTTGATCACGAGCAATGGTAGCAAGCCCATCCCAGGTGCTTTTGTATCTGGTGACACCTTGTGTTGAAATTTGCAGGTGTTCAACCTGTAACAATTGTTAAATTCTTGATAAATACTCTGCCTAAGTAAAACATCTAATGACTCGACCACAAAACTGTTATTGGTAGGATAAATCAAGTGAATCGTGTTTCCGCACGGTTTCTCAATATAGATGTTCATCGTTAAATGTCTGATTAAATAATAACGCAGGACGTCCACACTGCAGTACCTGCATCTGCCTTCGGACAACATCCAATGGATAAGTGAAAGTTTGTCCAAATAAACCGGCTAGAGCTCCACATGATAAGCGCATTAAAATGGAAGAGCGGTATTCCTCGGGAACGCGCCTTTTCAGTTCCTCATAGACGTAAAACTTCAAGCCAGCGTATGGAAGAATTCCAATGAGCGTAGGACCTACTCGAAACGTGATATTGAAAATTGGTCAGTACATGATACTTATACAAGAGTTTAACTCCCACCGTAACAGCAACGGCTAACTGTTAGCTTCATATCGTAATTAAGCTTAAAGTGGAGGGGAATGTCATAAGAGTACACGAGTCAACATGAGGTTGTTAAAAAATACGTATCATATAAAGTATGCACCATGCAAATGTACCTATGCCTCGATATAGTCCCCGTACTCCTGCTTCTTTGTACACTCTATGGATCACATTCCTTATTCCACTATAAGCAGGGTGAGTATGAAGTTGTCTTGTACCATTATGAATAGCTCCTCTTGCATCTGCAACCTAAAAACATGTACAAGTTGCAATGAACATCCAATATGAGTCAGCAACAAAATGACTAGATAATTGAATAATTACCATCTAAAgatttgaataataataataataaaaagttGGCCAAGATGTCATATTTCACTGTCTCACCAACACGCCAATGATGCAACTCTTTGTATCACACTATAGTT is a window encoding:
- the LOC142527741 gene encoding mitochondrial carrier protein CoAc1 isoform X2, producing the protein MTYEQYRSWILDNYSALGTGSIVDLLAGSAAGGTAVLCTYPLDLARTKLAYQVADARGAIHNGTRQLHTHPAYSGIRNVIHRVYKEAGVRGLYRGIGPTLIGILPYAGLKFYVYEELKRRVPEEYRSSILMRLSCGALAGLFGQTFTYPLDVVRRQMQVEHLQISTQGVTRYKSTWDGLATIARDQGWRQFFAGLSINYIKIVPSVAIGFTAYDTMKTWLHIPPRQKSKA
- the LOC142527741 gene encoding mitochondrial carrier protein CoAc1 isoform X1, translating into MVSSQGSTLSPRFADGSSAPATLKYIDSVPVYVKELIAGGSAGAFAKTAVAPLERTKILLQTRTEGFRCLGVYQSLKKLLKHEGIAGFYKGNGASVFRIVPYAALHFMTYEQYRSWILDNYSALGTGSIVDLLAGSAAGGTAVLCTYPLDLARTKLAYQVADARGAIHNGTRQLHTHPAYSGIRNVIHRVYKEAGVRGLYRGIGPTLIGILPYAGLKFYVYEELKRRVPEEYRSSILMRLSCGALAGLFGQTFTYPLDVVRRQMQVEHLQISTQGVTRYKSTWDGLATIARDQGWRQFFAGLSINYIKIVPSVAIGFTAYDTMKTWLHIPPRQKSKA